From the Phyllostomus discolor isolate MPI-MPIP mPhyDis1 chromosome 7, mPhyDis1.pri.v3, whole genome shotgun sequence genome, one window contains:
- the IL17RC gene encoding interleukin-17 receptor C isoform X3, with translation MLCLPGSIVSTPGPVLVPTRLQTELVLRCHQETDCDLCVRVVVHLAVHVLPGHWEEPEDEEQFGRAADPEPEEPQNGSLQAQVVLSFQAYPTARCVLLEVQVPAALVQPGQPVGSVVFDCFEAALGAEVRIWSYTQPRYQKELNFTQQLPDCRGLEVRDSIQSCWALPWLNVSADGEDVHLVLDVSENQRFGLSLYWNQAQNPTKPWWHRNLVWPLEPDSVRTSICPFVNDRRAHRNLWRAVRLQLLPPRGWRLEAPCSLPAEATLCWQIPGWGSCQPLVPPLPRENVTVNKALEFPLLKGHPNLCVQVRNWEKLQLQECLWSDSLGPLKDDMLLVETRGPQDNRSLCALEPSGCTPLLSKASTRAAHFGEQLLEDLQSGQCLQLWDDDLGALWACPMDKYIHQRWALVWLACLLFAAVLFLLLLLKKDHVKGWLRLLKEDVRLGAAARGRPALLLYSAEDAAFERLVGALASALCQLPLRVVVDLWSRRELSAQGPLAWFHAQRLQTLQEGGVVVLLFSPGAVALCHEWLQDGSSASRAHGPHDAFAASLSCVLPDFLQGRAPGRYIGAYFDSLLHPDAVPALFRAMPVLALPSQLPDFLRALQGPRAPRHRRLADKAEQVSQALQSALNSCIQPPGIQETGREMGPEAGDRT, from the exons ATGCTCTGTCTGCCTGGAAGCATAGTGTCTACCCCAGGACCTGTGCTGGTGCCCACACGCCTACAGACAGAGCTGGTGCTCAGGTGCCATCAGGAGACTGACTGTGACCTCTGTGTTCGTGTGGTCGTCCACTTGGCTGTGCATG TCCTTCCAGGGCACTGGGAAGAGCCTGAAGATGAGGAACAATTTGGAAGAGCAGCTGATCCAGAGCCTGAGGAGCCTCAGAATG GCTCTCTCCAGGCCCAGGTAGTGCTCTCCTTCCAGGCCTACCCTACTGCCCGCTGTGTCCTGCTGGAGGTGCAAGTGCCTGCTGCCCTCGTGCAGCCTGGTCAGCCTGTG GGCTCTGTAGTATTTGACTGCTTCGAGGCTGCTCTAGGGGCTGAGGTGCGAATCTGGTCCTACACTCAGCCCAGGTACCAGAAAGAACTCAATTTCACACAACAGCTGCCTG ACTGCAGGGGGCTTGAAGTCCGGGACAGCATCCAGAGCTGCTGGG ccctgccctggctcaaCGTGTCTGCAGATGGCGAGGATGTGCACCTGGTGTTGGATGTCAGTGAGAACCAGCGCTTTGGCCTCTCCCTGTACTGGAACCAGGCCCAGAACCCTACAAAACCATGGTGGCACAGAAACCTG GTGTGGCCTCTGGAGCCCGATTCGGTTAGAACGAGCATCTGCCCCTTTGTGAACG ATCGCCGTGCACACCGCAACCTCTGGCGTGCTGTcaggctgcagctgctgcccccGCGGGGCTGGCGACTGGAAGCTCCATGCTCGCTGCCCGCTGAGGCCACACTGTGCTGGCAGATACCGGGCTGGGGCTCTTGCCAGCCGCTGGTCCCACCGCTTCCCCGAGAAAATGTCACCGTGAAC AAGGCCCTTGAGTTCCCGTTGCTGAAAGGCCACCCCAACCTCTGCGTCCAG GTGAGAAATTGGGAGAAGCTGCAGCTGCAAGAGTGCTTGTGGTCTG ACTCCCTGGGGCCCCTCAAGGATGATATGCTGCTGGTGGAGACACGAGGCCCCCAGGACAACAGATCACTCTGTGCCTTGGAACCCAGTGGCTGCACCCCACTACTCAGCAAGGCCTCCACG AGGGCAGCTCACTTTGGAGAGCAGTTACTAGAAGACCTGCAGTCAGGCCAGTGTCTGCAG CTATGGGATGATGACCTGGGAGCACTATGGGCCTGCCCCATGGACAAGT ATATCCACCAGCGCTGGGCCCTGGTGTGGCTGGCCTGCCTTCTCTTTGCCGCTgtgcttttccttctcctccttctcaaaAAGGACCATGTGAAAG GGTGGCTGAGGCTCTTGAAGGAGGATGTCCGCTTGGGGG CGGCCGCCAGGGGCCGCCCGGCTCTGCTCCTCTATTCGGCCGAAGACGCAGCCTTCGAGCGCCTGGTGGGCGCCCTGGCGTCGGCTCTATGCCAGCTGCCGCTACGTGTAGTCGTGGACCTGTGGAGCCGTCGTGAACTGAGCGCACAAGGGCCCTTGGCCTGGTTCCACGCACAGAGGCTCCAGACCCTTCAGGAGGGCGGCGTGGTGGTCTTGCTTTTCTCGCCCGGGGCAGTGGCGCTGTGCCACGAGTGGCTGCAGGATGGGTCGTCGGCATCTAGGGCTCACGGCCCGCACGACGCCTTCGCCGCCTCGCTCAGCTGCGTGTTGCCCGACTTCTTGCAGGGCCGGGCGCCCGGCCGCTACATCGGGGCCTACTTCGACAGTCTGCTCCACCCGGATGCCGTGCCAGCTCTGTTCCGCGCCATGCCCGTCCTcgccctgccctcccagctgcctgacttcctgagggccctgcaggggcccAGAGCCCCCCGGCACAGGCGGCTCGCAGACAAGGCTGAGCAAGTGTCTCAGGCCCTTCAGTCTGCCCTGAACAGCTGCATCCAGCCCCCGGGGATCCAAGAGACAGGACGCGAGATGGGACCCGAGGCAGGGGACAGGACTTGA
- the IL17RC gene encoding interleukin-17 receptor C isoform X2, with protein sequence MLCLPGSIVSTPGPVLVPTRLQTELVLRCHQETDCDLCVRVVVHLAVHVLPGHWEEPEDEEQFGRAADPEPEEPQNGSLQAQVVLSFQAYPTARCVLLEVQVPAALVQPGQPVGSVVFDCFEAALGAEVRIWSYTQPRYQKELNFTQQLPDCRGLEVRDSIQSCWALPWLNVSADGEDVHLVLDVSENQRFGLSLYWNQAQNPTKPWWHRNLTGPQTITLNHTDLVPCLCIQVWPLEPDSVRTSICPFVNDRRAHRNLWRAVRLQLLPPRGWRLEAPCSLPAEATLCWQIPGWGSCQPLVPPLPRENVTVNKALEFPLLKGHPNLCVQVRNWEKLQLQECLWSDSLGPLKDDMLLVETRGPQDNRSLCALEPSGCTPLLSKASTLWDDDLGALWACPMDKYIHQRWALVWLACLLFAAVLFLLLLLKKDHVKGWLRLLKEDVRLGAAARGRPALLLYSAEDAAFERLVGALASALCQLPLRVVVDLWSRRELSAQGPLAWFHAQRLQTLQEGGVVVLLFSPGAVALCHEWLQDGSSASRAHGPHDAFAASLSCVLPDFLQGRAPGRYIGAYFDSLLHPDAVPALFRAMPVLALPSQLPDFLRALQGPRAPRHRRLADKAEQVSQALQSALNSCIQPPGIQETGREMGPEAGDRT encoded by the exons ATGCTCTGTCTGCCTGGAAGCATAGTGTCTACCCCAGGACCTGTGCTGGTGCCCACACGCCTACAGACAGAGCTGGTGCTCAGGTGCCATCAGGAGACTGACTGTGACCTCTGTGTTCGTGTGGTCGTCCACTTGGCTGTGCATG TCCTTCCAGGGCACTGGGAAGAGCCTGAAGATGAGGAACAATTTGGAAGAGCAGCTGATCCAGAGCCTGAGGAGCCTCAGAATG GCTCTCTCCAGGCCCAGGTAGTGCTCTCCTTCCAGGCCTACCCTACTGCCCGCTGTGTCCTGCTGGAGGTGCAAGTGCCTGCTGCCCTCGTGCAGCCTGGTCAGCCTGTG GGCTCTGTAGTATTTGACTGCTTCGAGGCTGCTCTAGGGGCTGAGGTGCGAATCTGGTCCTACACTCAGCCCAGGTACCAGAAAGAACTCAATTTCACACAACAGCTGCCTG ACTGCAGGGGGCTTGAAGTCCGGGACAGCATCCAGAGCTGCTGGG ccctgccctggctcaaCGTGTCTGCAGATGGCGAGGATGTGCACCTGGTGTTGGATGTCAGTGAGAACCAGCGCTTTGGCCTCTCCCTGTACTGGAACCAGGCCCAGAACCCTACAAAACCATGGTGGCACAGAAACCTG ACTGGGCCACAGACCATTACCTTGAACCACACAGACCTGGTTCCCTGTCTCTGTATTCAG GTGTGGCCTCTGGAGCCCGATTCGGTTAGAACGAGCATCTGCCCCTTTGTGAACG ATCGCCGTGCACACCGCAACCTCTGGCGTGCTGTcaggctgcagctgctgcccccGCGGGGCTGGCGACTGGAAGCTCCATGCTCGCTGCCCGCTGAGGCCACACTGTGCTGGCAGATACCGGGCTGGGGCTCTTGCCAGCCGCTGGTCCCACCGCTTCCCCGAGAAAATGTCACCGTGAAC AAGGCCCTTGAGTTCCCGTTGCTGAAAGGCCACCCCAACCTCTGCGTCCAG GTGAGAAATTGGGAGAAGCTGCAGCTGCAAGAGTGCTTGTGGTCTG ACTCCCTGGGGCCCCTCAAGGATGATATGCTGCTGGTGGAGACACGAGGCCCCCAGGACAACAGATCACTCTGTGCCTTGGAACCCAGTGGCTGCACCCCACTACTCAGCAAGGCCTCCACG CTATGGGATGATGACCTGGGAGCACTATGGGCCTGCCCCATGGACAAGT ATATCCACCAGCGCTGGGCCCTGGTGTGGCTGGCCTGCCTTCTCTTTGCCGCTgtgcttttccttctcctccttctcaaaAAGGACCATGTGAAAG GGTGGCTGAGGCTCTTGAAGGAGGATGTCCGCTTGGGGG CGGCCGCCAGGGGCCGCCCGGCTCTGCTCCTCTATTCGGCCGAAGACGCAGCCTTCGAGCGCCTGGTGGGCGCCCTGGCGTCGGCTCTATGCCAGCTGCCGCTACGTGTAGTCGTGGACCTGTGGAGCCGTCGTGAACTGAGCGCACAAGGGCCCTTGGCCTGGTTCCACGCACAGAGGCTCCAGACCCTTCAGGAGGGCGGCGTGGTGGTCTTGCTTTTCTCGCCCGGGGCAGTGGCGCTGTGCCACGAGTGGCTGCAGGATGGGTCGTCGGCATCTAGGGCTCACGGCCCGCACGACGCCTTCGCCGCCTCGCTCAGCTGCGTGTTGCCCGACTTCTTGCAGGGCCGGGCGCCCGGCCGCTACATCGGGGCCTACTTCGACAGTCTGCTCCACCCGGATGCCGTGCCAGCTCTGTTCCGCGCCATGCCCGTCCTcgccctgccctcccagctgcctgacttcctgagggccctgcaggggcccAGAGCCCCCCGGCACAGGCGGCTCGCAGACAAGGCTGAGCAAGTGTCTCAGGCCCTTCAGTCTGCCCTGAACAGCTGCATCCAGCCCCCGGGGATCCAAGAGACAGGACGCGAGATGGGACCCGAGGCAGGGGACAGGACTTGA